In Myxococcota bacterium, a single window of DNA contains:
- the rplB gene encoding 50S ribosomal protein L2 has protein sequence MGIKHFKPTSAARRLTTGPDFSEITKSKPEKRLTRGKGGIHGHGATGRINVRFRGGAHKRRIREIEFHRGKIGVPATVAAIEYDPNRSARLALLHYADGVKSYILAPVGLTVGDKVEASATADIKTGNCLPLKNIPIGTQIHAIELRPGKGAQMVRSAGGVAQLMAREGMYANVRLPSGESRQVLVDCTATIGQVGNVEHELIRLGKAGRARWLGCRPHNRGVSMNPVDHPHGGGEGKTSGGRHPVSPWGQPTKGYRTRNNKRTNNMIIKRRK, from the coding sequence TTTTTCAGAAATTACCAAATCCAAGCCTGAAAAACGCTTAACTCGCGGTAAAGGTGGGATTCACGGTCACGGTGCAACCGGACGTATTAACGTACGTTTCCGCGGTGGCGCTCACAAGCGTAGAATCCGTGAAATCGAATTTCATAGAGGCAAAATAGGTGTTCCTGCCACGGTAGCAGCGATCGAATACGATCCAAACCGTAGCGCAAGACTTGCCTTGCTTCATTATGCAGACGGCGTGAAGAGCTATATCTTAGCTCCAGTCGGTCTTACGGTTGGCGATAAAGTCGAGGCAAGTGCCACGGCGGATATCAAGACCGGAAACTGCTTACCTCTCAAAAACATTCCAATCGGTACACAGATCCACGCGATTGAACTTAGGCCAGGCAAGGGCGCTCAAATGGTGCGTTCTGCGGGTGGTGTGGCTCAGTTGATGGCACGTGAAGGCATGTATGCCAACGTTCGTTTGCCATCCGGTGAGTCCCGCCAAGTGCTTGTTGATTGCACAGCAACCATCGGCCAGGTCGGTAACGTTGAACACGAATTGATCCGCCTAGGTAAAGCAGGTCGTGCACGCTGGTTAGGCTGCAGACCGCATAACCGTGGGGTATCGATGAACCCTGTTGACCATCCACATGGTGGTGGTGAAGGTAAGACTTCCGGTGGACGACATCCAGTGTCGCCATGGGGTCAGCCAACCAAGGGTTATCGTACACGTAACAACAAACGTACTAACAACATGATCATTAAGCGTAGGAAATAA